tgcaatttggtgaaAAAGCACCAGTATCGGGctaacaaaatttgtttggtTCCACCTCTCAACAAAATTTGCCTACCCtagattttcaatttgtcaaTCGTGGGCGCActgaataaaataacaaaatatttgttaaccACAAAGTGTCAATCACAAGAATATACAAATTGAGCAGTACTTGGACCTAGAGATGCAGTTGAAACTTGGGAGCCATGACCGTTGTATTCTGAGTGTCCTGATCGTCTTGCAGCATCCTGAGGTACGATTATCCCATCTTCACCGTTTGATTGCCACTCATATTTTTGCGGGCTACTGCCTGAAAGACTCGCACTTGAGAGGTGAAATTAATTTGCCGATTgacgttttctttcaaatcatgGCTTGTATCACGGCTGACAAATATTTGTCTTGCTTCGAGGTAGGACAAAGACGCCTCTGAAGATTGGTAAAGGCTTAGAAAAATttggtgggacaaaaaaatCATCGTGCGCTTGGTAATCATGATCGACTGATCGATTCAGAATTTAACGAGAAACGACTAAGTTCTTCCTTTTACAAACTTGGCACAGAAGGAAGTATACTGATTGGGATCAACTTCCAACCTTTTAAATGGCTAAAATATTAATTGTGAATGACtaaaaatggaagattttgacCGTCAACCTTTCAAAAGGTGGCTAATAACAgctgttatttcttttaagaaCGAAAATTATGCTGTACATGAAGCTTTGGCTACAATGCGCACAAAATACATTTATGTTCAGGTCCTTTGATTCATTCATACTACTTAAGGACACTACTGACTTTCTTCCACTTCGTCCGACTTGTACTCACCATTTCAGtttgttgaaaacaaacttttcatcaaaaattggTTCATTAAAGTTTTCAAGAGTAAAAATTGTATTATCTTGTGAAGTACATTGGATTTAGAATAAAATCTACCGTCAAATGGCCAACAATTAAACTGTGTTCTGTCAAAACTGCCTAGTTTTGATTGAAAACATTGGATTCGCTTCTGATCTTATCTACCTTTAGCTGATAATCAAGCGCGAGTACGATTTGCTCGTTGACGTAGCTGAACGATTTGTTTCGAAAATAGTTACTCTACCTCAAACAAGCGCTCTGTGTGAACACTGATACAGTTTCGCTTCGGTCTCATTTTAAAGAAGTATTTGGCGGTAATCAGTTCTTCACATcctaacatttctttttctttagataatACAGATCCTGTTCAAAATTAAACCACACGTGTCAGAGGATCAAAGCAAGGGAATAAAAAGTTCAAATAAAGATGAATGCCTATAACTTGTCAATTCAGGCTCCAAGCACATCGCAAACGATGCTCGCCAGCCAAGAACCGCAGCTCCGTCCAAATGATACAGGTCTTATTGTATATATCGTTGTCATGGCAGTCATCTTAGCAGTGGGTTTTGTTGGCAACGTGCTGACAATGTTAGTCTTAAGTTGCCACgaacacaaaaacaagaacatcaCCCCATTCATGATGAATCTCGCGATCGCTGACATCATTATTATCGTTTTTGGATATCCAGTGGTTGTCGCAGCCAACTTTACCTCCTCCGGGCTCAACATTCGTAACAGTCGGACCCAGTGCATTTGGTCAGGATTTATCAATGGCTCAGTTGGTATCGCCTCCATTGCCAACTTGACTGCGATGAGTCTGGTAATGCATTCTGTCATTAGCAAGGtcagcaacaaaacaaaaatccccAGATGCAAGGTGGCATTCATCATTATCCTTACGTGGGTGTACGGAGTGATGGCCATGGTTCCGCCGTTAGTGGGCTGGAACGAATTCGTCCCAGGCGCCTCTGGTATCAGCTGCTGTCCGAACTGGTCGCCCGAAACAAAAGCTGGAGTGGCGTACAATACATTGTTGGTTTTCGTTGGCTTCGTTCTGCCACTAAGCGTCATTATTTACTCTTATCACAGAATATACAGGTCAGTGAACAATATTTGTTAGGGGTAATTATTAAAGGCAATTATTATACTCGACCGATGCTGCTTACCACAATTTCGACAAGCAATTTGTGGTCTTGCGGTCTGATCGAAATATCCTTTCGATATATATTTCTTAACATTTTTCCCACGAGAAATACACTAGCAATGGATGATCAACATCCAGAACGTGGACTTTATTTTATGAAACACAGAAGTTCatggtcaaaaaaaaaaaaactagctgaTTCCATCGGGACAAAAAATTGAGTGAATCATGTTGCTTTCCGCAACGGAAATCAAAGATTAAAGAAGGTATCACATATAGTCTGgcaacaaatgaaataaaagaaaaaaaaaagaaaaagagacgaggaaaaaaaatgacatgaaCTTTACCTGTAAAGCGGATCATAAGGTTGCCATCGACTTCATTTTGCACCTATTGGTCGATAGGGTAGAActaactcaaagaaagttaaatagATATGTGAgggaaaaccaaaacaatacaGAACTGCTTTCGACAGGATCCTTTACTTTGCAGGTATATCCGTGCACAGCAACCAACGAT
This region of Pocillopora verrucosa isolate sample1 chromosome 3, ASM3666991v2, whole genome shotgun sequence genomic DNA includes:
- the LOC131775454 gene encoding pinopsin-like, encoding MNAYNLSIQAPSTSQTMLASQEPQLRPNDTGLIVYIVVMAVILAVGFVGNVLTMLVLSCHEHKNKNITPFMMNLAIADIIIIVFGYPVVVAANFTSSGLNIRNSRTQCIWSGFINGSVGIASIANLTAMSLVMHSVISKVSNKTKIPRCKVAFIIILTWVYGVMAMVPPLVGWNEFVPGASGISCCPNWSPETKAGVAYNTLLVFVGFVLPLSVIIYSYHRIYRYIRAQQPTIGSASIQVIRRKSEIKVVRMTAMSIAAFVLSWSPYAIVSIVATIRGTNVLTPDLAEIPDLLAKAWVIYNPIVYTAMNERFRKTLKRIVPIRCTFRKGTNPFGKKMSPTVESRPTHACTIPYPPRGRTQSVVHSGGAVSDDEHSSGAFLNRQWPVPV